Proteins encoded in a region of the Devosia sp. RR2S18 genome:
- a CDS encoding tripartite tricarboxylate transporter TctB family protein has product MLLPDQREQAIRARADFLTALVLIGLGVVMFYLSITMDRLEARRINPLTIPGLVPMALSVALVLCGSLLAWRSWRLAGPGGWGGLGEALTSDAARRVWAILGLTFFYTLVLLGWLPFWAASALFIFAFIALFELYFASPRKSLVSSLAWALGVALVGGLAIHYVFERIFLVRLP; this is encoded by the coding sequence ATGTTACTCCCCGACCAGCGCGAGCAGGCGATCCGCGCACGTGCCGACTTCCTGACAGCTCTCGTGCTCATCGGCCTGGGGGTGGTCATGTTCTACCTTTCCATCACCATGGATCGGTTGGAGGCCCGCCGCATCAATCCCCTGACCATCCCTGGGCTCGTACCGATGGCGCTGAGTGTAGCACTGGTGCTGTGCGGCAGTTTGCTGGCCTGGCGGTCTTGGCGCCTCGCCGGACCAGGTGGCTGGGGCGGTCTGGGTGAGGCGCTGACGTCCGACGCTGCAAGGCGCGTCTGGGCAATTCTTGGGCTGACCTTCTTCTATACGCTGGTCCTTCTCGGCTGGTTGCCGTTCTGGGCAGCGTCGGCGCTCTTCATCTTTGCTTTCATTGCCCTGTTCGAACTGTACTTCGCCTCGCCACGCAAATCGCTGGTCTCCAGCCTAGCTTGGGCATTGGGTGTGGCTCTCGTTGGGGGCCTCGCCATTCACTATGTCTTCGAACGTATTTTCCTCGTGCGACTGCCTTAA
- a CDS encoding Bug family tripartite tricarboxylate transporter substrate binding protein: MNRKMRFVLGASASALLLGTSLTIAQEYEWQPDRPINLIVPWGAGGSTDQVTRVTAPILAEALGVEVVVVNQPGASGAIGTQEVLNAPRDGYTWTANAIANNATYAVSGLLEDTDIDDWHIYLSVANVPVVSVPADSEFDDFGELLAALEERGLDITVATAGITSSGGTAIAALADEAGFDYNMITYDGGGPAAIATASGEAMVTTQLAVEQTELIRGGRLKPLAVLSDEPLVLEGVEPVPPITEWLPDMELAPDYFGIFIPTGVPDEVVATMDRIWEEEVMNSEELRNYAETFGAVFAPSMGAEARERAMPVVILEACSSVARGEAANDPSTIGIDCETRTEVGTD; the protein is encoded by the coding sequence ATGAATCGTAAGATGCGGTTTGTCCTTGGAGCAAGTGCATCGGCGCTGCTCCTGGGTACGTCACTGACCATCGCGCAGGAATATGAATGGCAGCCGGACCGGCCGATCAATCTGATCGTGCCGTGGGGCGCCGGTGGTTCAACCGACCAGGTGACCCGCGTCACCGCACCCATTCTGGCCGAGGCGCTCGGCGTCGAAGTCGTGGTGGTCAACCAGCCGGGTGCGTCAGGCGCCATCGGCACCCAGGAAGTGCTCAACGCGCCGCGTGACGGCTACACCTGGACAGCCAATGCCATCGCCAACAACGCCACCTATGCGGTGAGCGGGCTCCTCGAAGACACCGACATCGACGACTGGCACATTTATCTGTCAGTCGCCAATGTGCCGGTGGTGAGCGTGCCCGCCGATAGCGAGTTCGACGATTTCGGTGAATTGCTGGCAGCACTCGAAGAGCGTGGACTAGATATCACCGTTGCCACAGCGGGCATAACCTCCTCGGGCGGTACCGCGATCGCGGCTCTCGCCGACGAAGCCGGTTTTGACTACAACATGATCACCTATGACGGTGGCGGCCCGGCGGCGATTGCGACCGCTTCGGGTGAAGCCATGGTGACCACCCAACTGGCCGTGGAGCAGACTGAACTCATCCGCGGCGGTCGCCTGAAACCACTGGCTGTCCTCTCGGACGAGCCACTGGTGCTCGAGGGCGTTGAACCGGTGCCCCCGATCACCGAGTGGCTGCCCGACATGGAGCTAGCTCCCGACTATTTCGGCATCTTCATTCCCACGGGCGTGCCTGACGAGGTGGTCGCCACCATGGACCGCATCTGGGAAGAAGAGGTGATGAACTCCGAAGAGTTGCGCAACTACGCCGAGACCTTCGGCGCGGTCTTCGCTCCTTCCATGGGTGCGGAAGCGCGTGAGCGCGCCATGCCGGTCGTGATCCTCGAAGCGTGCTCCTCGGTTGCGCGTGGCGAGGCGGCCAACGATCCCTCCACCATCGGTATCGACTGCGAAACGCGGACCGAAGTCGGCACCGATTGA
- a CDS encoding dihydrodipicolinate synthase family protein, whose protein sequence is MTIINLPNADRSISPYQLTGEPIPFVRHKASDFPRIAYAAAHVVADPLASNDPWLTPAIDWDTTLQFRHRLWDLGLGVAEAMDTAQRGMGLTWTDAQELIRRAQLEARTREDALIAYGAGTDHLAPGPDVTIDQIIKAYEEQVGFVEGQGGRVILMASRALAAAAKSPDDYARVYGHILSQVKQPVVMHWLGEMFDPALEGYWGKADHTEAMDVCLDVIAAHADKVDGIKISLLSAEKEITMRRRLPASVKMYTGDDFNYAELIAGDDQGYSHALLGIFDAIAPAASAGLAALGTGNTTEFFDLLEPTVPLSRHIFAAPTRFYKTGVVFLAYLNGLQDHFTMIGGQQSTRSLQHLAELFRLADQARVLADPELAALRMGDVLAVHGVSA, encoded by the coding sequence ATGACCATCATCAACCTGCCCAATGCCGACCGCTCCATCAGCCCCTATCAGCTGACGGGCGAACCCATTCCGTTTGTCCGACACAAGGCCAGCGACTTCCCGCGCATCGCTTATGCGGCGGCCCACGTCGTTGCGGACCCGCTCGCCAGCAACGATCCATGGCTCACCCCGGCGATCGACTGGGATACCACGCTCCAGTTCCGCCACCGGCTTTGGGATCTCGGCCTCGGCGTGGCCGAAGCCATGGACACCGCCCAGCGCGGCATGGGCCTCACCTGGACCGATGCGCAGGAGTTGATCCGTCGCGCCCAGCTCGAAGCCCGCACCCGCGAGGATGCCCTGATCGCCTATGGCGCGGGCACCGACCATCTCGCCCCGGGCCCCGATGTCACCATCGACCAGATCATCAAGGCCTATGAAGAGCAGGTCGGGTTTGTCGAAGGTCAGGGCGGCCGCGTCATCCTGATGGCCAGCCGCGCCCTGGCGGCTGCCGCCAAGTCGCCCGACGACTACGCCCGCGTCTATGGCCACATTCTCTCGCAGGTGAAGCAGCCCGTGGTTATGCATTGGCTGGGCGAAATGTTTGATCCGGCCCTTGAGGGTTATTGGGGCAAGGCCGACCACACCGAAGCCATGGATGTCTGCCTCGACGTCATTGCCGCGCATGCCGATAAGGTCGACGGCATCAAGATCTCGCTTTTGTCGGCGGAAAAAGAAATCACCATGCGCCGTCGCCTGCCCGCATCGGTCAAGATGTATACTGGCGACGACTTCAACTATGCCGAACTCATCGCCGGCGACGACCAGGGCTATTCCCATGCCCTGTTGGGTATTTTCGACGCCATCGCACCGGCGGCCTCGGCTGGCCTGGCGGCCCTGGGGACGGGCAACACCACCGAGTTCTTCGACCTGCTCGAACCGACTGTGCCGCTCAGCCGCCATATCTTTGCGGCGCCCACCCGGTTCTATAAGACGGGCGTGGTGTTCCTGGCCTATCTCAATGGCCTGCAGGACCATTTCACGATGATCGGCGGCCAGCAATCGACCCGCTCCTTGCAGCACCTGGCCGAACTCTTCCGTCTCGCCGACCAGGCACGCGTGCTTGCAGATCCCGAACTGGCAGCGCTCCGCATGGGTGACGTGCTGGCGGTCCATGGGGTTTCGGCATGA
- a CDS encoding sulfite exporter TauE/SafE family protein, producing the protein MDWSAILVMFAALAAGAVVKGATGMGLPLVALPVLTSVFGLQHAVGLMTIPLILTNAWQVWRFRAEAQSPRLGFMPVFLVAGAVGILLGTWALTALPERVLILTLGIILLFYVALRLAAPHWTLTLSLAKRLSPFTGVGGGILQGATGISAPIGVTYIHAMTLDRDAHVYAVSAMFLVFSTIHLPSLWVAGIMRPDWVLQGFFALVPILLFMPLGQALAGRLSRKAFDRMILVFLGLIGLKMVLGL; encoded by the coding sequence ATGGACTGGTCGGCAATCCTGGTGATGTTCGCGGCGCTGGCAGCGGGCGCCGTGGTCAAGGGCGCGACCGGCATGGGGCTGCCGCTTGTCGCGCTCCCAGTACTGACGTCAGTTTTTGGGCTCCAACACGCGGTCGGCCTGATGACCATCCCCCTGATCCTCACCAATGCCTGGCAGGTCTGGCGCTTCCGAGCAGAGGCGCAGAGCCCGCGACTGGGCTTCATGCCGGTGTTCCTCGTCGCCGGAGCCGTCGGCATTCTCCTCGGCACCTGGGCACTGACCGCCCTTCCCGAAAGGGTGCTGATCCTCACCTTGGGCATAATCCTCCTGTTCTATGTGGCCCTACGCTTGGCCGCGCCGCACTGGACGCTCACCCTCTCGCTGGCGAAGCGCCTCAGCCCCTTTACAGGCGTTGGCGGCGGCATCCTCCAAGGGGCGACCGGCATCTCGGCCCCGATCGGCGTCACCTATATCCATGCCATGACGCTCGACCGCGATGCGCATGTCTACGCAGTCTCGGCCATGTTCCTGGTGTTTTCTACCATCCACCTGCCGTCGCTCTGGGTCGCTGGCATCATGCGGCCGGACTGGGTGCTCCAAGGCTTCTTCGCACTGGTGCCGATCCTCCTGTTCATGCCCTTGGGGCAGGCCCTCGCCGGCCGGCTCAGCCGCAAGGCCTTTGATCGGATGATCCTGGTTTTCCTGGGACTGATCGGCCTCAAAATGGTGCTAGGCCTCTAG
- a CDS encoding Gfo/Idh/MocA family protein gives MAEQRLGLIMHGVTGRMGYNQHLVRSILAIRDQGGIALSNGDRLQVDPIIVGRDPDKIQRLAEKHNIKRWSSDLDAALADPDDTVFFDAGTTLMRASLIEKALAAGKHVYCEKPTSDSLEIAVNLAKTARASGLKHGVVQDKLFLPGLMKLKMLRDSGFFGDILSVRGEFGYWVFEGDWQPAQRPSWNYRKGDGGGIILDMLCHWRYVLDNLFGEVQAVSCLGATHIPERVDEKGNRFKADTDDAAYATFELEGGIVAQINSSWTTRVRRDDLVTFHVDGTHGSAVAGLHKCWTQHRVNTPKPVWNPDQPQTMNFFNDWEEVPDNWPAQNGFKAQWEMFLRHVAEDAPWPYGLEAGAKGVQLAELGLKSWAERRWLDVPKLEF, from the coding sequence ATGGCAGAGCAACGACTTGGCCTCATCATGCATGGGGTCACGGGCCGCATGGGTTACAATCAGCACTTGGTGCGCTCGATCCTGGCGATCCGCGATCAGGGCGGCATCGCGCTCAGCAATGGCGATCGTCTGCAGGTCGACCCCATCATCGTGGGCCGCGATCCCGACAAGATCCAGCGCCTGGCTGAAAAGCACAACATCAAGCGCTGGAGCAGCGATCTCGACGCCGCCCTCGCCGATCCCGATGACACCGTGTTCTTTGACGCCGGCACCACGCTGATGCGCGCCAGCCTGATCGAAAAGGCGTTGGCGGCCGGCAAGCATGTCTATTGCGAGAAGCCGACCTCGGACAGCCTCGAGATCGCCGTCAACCTCGCCAAGACCGCCCGCGCCTCTGGTCTCAAGCACGGGGTGGTGCAGGACAAGCTGTTCCTGCCCGGCCTGATGAAGCTCAAGATGCTGCGCGACAGCGGCTTTTTCGGCGACATCCTCTCGGTGCGCGGCGAATTCGGGTATTGGGTGTTCGAGGGCGATTGGCAACCCGCCCAGCGTCCCTCATGGAACTACCGCAAGGGCGACGGTGGCGGCATTATTCTCGATATGCTCTGCCACTGGCGCTATGTGCTCGACAATCTTTTCGGCGAAGTGCAGGCGGTCTCGTGCCTGGGTGCCACGCACATTCCCGAGCGCGTCGACGAGAAGGGCAACCGCTTCAAGGCCGACACCGATGACGCGGCCTATGCCACGTTCGAACTTGAAGGCGGCATTGTCGCCCAGATCAATTCGAGTTGGACGACCCGCGTCCGCCGTGACGATCTGGTCACGTTCCATGTCGACGGGACGCATGGTTCGGCCGTAGCGGGCCTCCACAAGTGCTGGACGCAGCATCGCGTGAACACGCCCAAGCCGGTGTGGAATCCCGACCAGCCACAAACCATGAACTTCTTCAACGATTGGGAAGAAGTGCCGGACAACTGGCCCGCCCAGAACGGCTTCAAGGCGCAATGGGAAATGTTCCTGCGCCATGTCGCCGAGGATGCGCCTTGGCCTTATGGGCTCGAGGCCGGTGCCAAGGGCGTACAGCTCGCCGAGCTGGGCCTCAAGAGCTGGGCAGAACGTCGCTGGCTCGACGTGCCCAAGCTGGAGTTTTGA